A single genomic interval of Lepisosteus oculatus isolate fLepOcu1 chromosome 12, fLepOcu1.hap2, whole genome shotgun sequence harbors:
- the LOC102698434 gene encoding chemerin-like receptor 2 encodes MENYDYDNYSYEYYEEEPPHGSQKEVSHIFSVVIYSISFVLGVIGNGAVIWVTGFKTKKTVNTIWLLNLAVADFVFVLFLPFSIDYVVNDFHWNFGKALCKVNSFISIMNLFASVLFLTVISLDRYVALVHLSWSQRNRTLWNSLIVCISVWITAAALSTPSLVFRDTLTIQERVVCYNNFHDTDPHTAVVRHTVIVSIRTVVGFLIPFSTISVSGVMLVVKMRRSATVKLTNFSKTVAAIIVAFFFCWAPYHVFSLMEITVHHNSRLHDVLRTGFPLATSLAFFNSCLNPILYVFTGKKVKAILHRSCMEVTKHVLRDLSQAGSESVTLSDQNARSREENDG; translated from the coding sequence ATGGAAAACTACGATTACGATAATTACTCCTACGAATACTATGAAGAGGAGCCCCCACATGGCAGCCAAAAAGAGGTTTCGCACATATTTTCTGTTGTCATCTACAGCATCTCTTTTGTGCTTGGCGTCATTGGGAACGGAGCCGTCATCTGGGTGACCGGTTTCAAGACGAAGAAGACGGTCAACACCATCTGGCTGCTGAACCTCGCCGTGGCCGATTTCGTGTTTGTGCTTTTCCTCCCCTTCTCCATTGATTATGTGGTCAACGACTTCCACTGGAATTTCGGCAAAGCCTTGTGCAAGGTTAATTCTTTCATCTCCATCATGAACCTGTTTGCCAGTGTGCTCTTCCTCACTGTGATCAGCCTGGATCGCTACGTGGCCCTTGTTCACCTTAGCTGGTCACAGAGAAACCGGACCCTGTGGAACAGTCTCATCGTATGTATCAGCGTGTGGATCACAGCGGCGGCGTTGAGCACCCCCAGTCTGGTTTTCCGCGACACCCTTACCATTCAGGAAAGAGTGGTCTGCTACAACAACTTCCACGACACGGACCCGCACACAGCTGTTGTCCGGCACACCGTCATAGTGAGCATCCGAACTGTCGTGGGGTTCCTGATACCTTTCTCCACGATCTCGGTCAGCGGCGTCATGCTGGTGGTGAAGATGCGAAGGTCCGCCACCGTTAAATTGACCAACTTCTCCAAAACTGTAGCAGCCATCATCGTTGCCTTCTTCTTCTGCTGGGCCCCTTACCACGTCTTCAGCCTGATGGAAATCACCGTCCACCACAACAGCCGACTCCACGATGTTCTCAGGACCGGTTTCCCCTTGGCCACCAGCCTGGCTTTCTTCAACAGCTGTCTTAACCCCATCCTCTACGTCTTTACGGGCAAGAAGGTGAAGGCCATCCTCCACAGGTCCTGTATGGAGGTCACCAAGCACGTGCTGAGAGACCTCAGCCAGGCAGGGTCGGAGTCCGTCACCCTGTCTGACCAGAATGCCAGGAGCAGGGAAGAAAATGATGGCTAA
- the eef1b2 gene encoding elongation factor 1-beta: MGFGDLKTPAGLKVLNDFLADKSYIEGYVPSQADVAVFEALSSPPSADLFHALRWYNHIRSYEKEKASLPGVKKPLGKYGPAGVEDVTSTESKEEDDDDIDLFGSDEEEESEEAKRVREERLAAYEAKKAKKPALIAKSSILLDVKPWDDETDMAKLEECVRSIQMDGLVWGSSKLVPVGYGIKKLQIQCVVEDDKVGTDQLEEHITAFEEYVQSMDVAAFNKI, translated from the exons ATGGGCTTTGGAGATCTTAAAACCCCGGCCGGCTTGAAGGTCCTCAACGACTTTTTGGCTGATAAAAGTTATATCGAGGG ATACGTTCCGTCTCAGGCAGATGTCGCTGTGTTCGAGGCCCTTTCCAGCCCGCCTTCCGCAGACCTGTTCCATGCCCTGCGCTGGTACAATCACATCAGGTCCTACGAGAAGGAGAAAGCAAG CCTTCCTGGAGTGAAGAAGCCTCTGGGGAAGTATGGCCCAGCTGGAGTGGAAGACGTCACCAGTACCGAGTCGAAGGAGGAGGACGACGACGATATCGACCTGTTTGGGTCTGATGAGGAAGAG GAGAGTGAAGAGGCCAAGAGGGTGAGGGAGGAGCGTCTTGCGGCCTACGAAGCAAAGAAAGCCAAAA agCCAGCGCTCATCGCCAAGTCCTCCATCCTGCTGGACGTGAAGCCGTGGGATGACGAGACAGACATGGCCAAACTGGAGGAGTGTGTCAGAAGCATCCAGATGGACGGTCTTGTCTGGGGATCCT ccaAACTGGTTCCAGTGGGTTATGGTATCAAGAAGCTTCAGATCCAGTGTGTAGTCGAGGATGACAAGGTGGGAACAGACCAGCTAGAAGAACATATCACAGCCTTCGAAGAATATGTACAGTCCATGGATGTGGCTGCTTTCAATAAGATCTAA